One genomic window of Leptotrichia shahii includes the following:
- a CDS encoding type II toxin-antitoxin system HicB family antitoxin → MVVYPAIFHKSVEGGYVVVFPDFDYGATEGKSLEEAMEMAEDYIGTWLYDDFVNNRKLTVPSKLNDISIEISEDEKEFYVEGESFKTLVALDMLKYVSECKNTVVRKNVSIPSWLNEMAKNQNLNFSQILQNALKQELKIEY, encoded by the coding sequence ATGGTAGTATACCCAGCAATATTTCATAAATCAGTAGAAGGAGGATATGTTGTAGTATTTCCAGATTTTGATTACGGGGCAACAGAAGGGAAGTCATTAGAAGAAGCAATGGAAATGGCTGAAGATTATATTGGTACTTGGTTGTATGATGACTTTGTGAATAATAGAAAATTGACAGTTCCGAGTAAATTAAATGATATTTCTATTGAGATTTCTGAAGATGAAAAGGAATTTTATGTGGAAGGTGAAAGTTTTAAGACGTTAGTTGCTTTGGATATGTTGAAATACGTGAGTGAGTGTAAAAATACAGTAGTTAGAAAAAATGTATCTATACCTAGCTGGTTAAACGAAATGGCAAAAAATCAAAATTTGAATTTTTCTCAAATATTGCAAAATGCTTTAAAACAAGAATTAAAAATAGAATATTAA
- the alr gene encoding alanine racemase, which yields MLVNLKINKLNLEKNLKIVRSINKSLICVIKDNSYGLGIENILPILLENKCDYFAVAYIEEVVKIQKVLENLKLKKQNDKIKVMALNYVKPENVEYAIKNNIELTVFNFSQLIDYLKILNKSFENATLKIHIKVNIGMNRLGFDENEILELIEIIKKYEIDPLNNESKNKVLKNKIEIISIFSHISDAENQVETEKQVEKYERILKIFDENNIKYQYKHLQASPLLFKYGQKYNYDFARVGMALYGMEPLSYDVGLLDVITVKSQIINIRNVKKNDKISYGGKGIVKQDSKIGIVAIGYAHGLQKQIENSREAYVLVNGQKAKIIGEICMDMIFVDLTDIENVEVNDEVVIVGSQKNIENGITKRITLRQVAKWAGTIQDDVLTKFGGIKKQ from the coding sequence ATGTTGGTAAATCTGAAAATAAATAAATTAAATTTAGAAAAAAATTTAAAAATAGTCCGTTCCATTAATAAAAGCCTTATTTGCGTAATCAAAGATAATTCCTACGGGCTAGGAATTGAAAATATCCTGCCAATACTTCTCGAAAACAAATGTGATTATTTTGCAGTGGCATATATTGAAGAAGTGGTAAAAATTCAAAAGGTGCTGGAAAATTTAAAATTAAAAAAACAGAATGATAAAATAAAAGTAATGGCTCTTAATTATGTAAAGCCTGAAAATGTGGAATATGCAATAAAGAATAATATTGAATTAACAGTTTTTAACTTTTCCCAGTTGATTGATTATCTAAAAATTTTGAATAAATCTTTTGAAAATGCTACGCTAAAAATCCATATAAAAGTAAATATTGGAATGAATCGGCTCGGATTTGATGAAAATGAGATTTTGGAATTAATTGAAATAATAAAAAAATATGAAATAGATCCTTTAAATAATGAATCAAAAAATAAAGTTCTAAAAAATAAAATAGAGATAATCTCGATATTTTCGCATATTTCTGATGCTGAAAATCAGGTTGAAACAGAAAAGCAAGTTGAAAAATATGAAAGAATCTTAAAAATATTTGACGAAAATAATATAAAATATCAGTATAAACATTTACAGGCAAGCCCGTTACTCTTTAAATATGGACAAAAATACAATTATGATTTTGCACGAGTAGGAATGGCACTTTATGGAATGGAGCCTTTGTCTTATGATGTGGGATTATTAGATGTTATAACGGTAAAGTCGCAAATTATAAACATAAGAAATGTAAAGAAAAATGATAAAATTTCCTATGGAGGCAAAGGCATTGTAAAGCAGGATTCTAAAATAGGAATTGTCGCAATAGGCTACGCCCACGGACTTCAAAAGCAGATTGAAAATTCAAGGGAAGCATACGTTTTAGTAAATGGTCAAAAAGCTAAGATTATTGGAGAAATTTGCATGGATATGATTTTTGTTGATTTGACGGATATAGAAAATGTGGAAGTGAATGATGAAGTTGTGATTGTTGGAAGTCAGAAGAATATTGAAAATGGAATTACCAAGAGAATAACATTAAGGCAAGTAGCGAAATGGGCTGGGACAATACAAGATGATGTTTTAACAAAATTTGGAGGAATAAAAAAACAGTAG
- a CDS encoding XTP/dITP diphosphatase codes for MKVFLATKNKGKIKDFEKLTEGMDLEVVTILDGLDIPDVVEDGKTFEENSRKKAKEIADYTRIVTISDDSGLCVDSLDGGPGVYSARFAGENASDRERNEKLLEVMKDVKKENRQAHFVSVVSIAFPNGKIHSFRGEVNGEILFELRGSNGFGYNPLFYSYELKKSFGEADDEERKRVSHRAKAFRKLIDSELLKEK; via the coding sequence ATGAAAGTGTTTTTAGCAACTAAAAATAAGGGAAAAATAAAGGATTTTGAAAAACTGACGGAAGGGATGGATTTGGAAGTTGTAACGATTTTAGATGGGCTGGATATCCCTGATGTTGTAGAAGATGGAAAGACTTTTGAAGAAAATTCTAGGAAGAAGGCAAAGGAAATAGCCGATTATACTCGAATTGTAACAATTTCTGATGATTCAGGGCTTTGTGTTGATAGTTTGGATGGAGGGCCTGGCGTTTATTCGGCAAGGTTTGCTGGAGAAAATGCGAGCGATAGAGAGAGAAATGAAAAATTGCTTGAAGTAATGAAAGATGTAAAGAAAGAGAATAGACAAGCGCATTTTGTGTCTGTTGTGAGTATTGCTTTTCCAAATGGAAAAATTCATTCGTTTCGTGGCGAAGTAAATGGAGAAATTTTGTTTGAGCTGAGAGGAAGTAATGGATTTGGGTATAATCCGTTATTTTATTCGTATGAGCTAAAAAAATCATTTGGAGAAGCTGATGATGAGGAGCGGAAAAGAGTTAGTCACAGGGCTAAAGCGTTTAGAAAACTAATTGATTCAGAACTTCTTAAAGAAAAATAA
- a CDS encoding tetratricopeptide repeat protein: MRKALVKTYIYELIFLCIYLTVMNKLLEIFEEKFILGVFIILIINIVVFFYLIIYLIISLRSQYHVYKLNLSKSIVMEKKLYKMTKINIKKDIHRINLSAYYRLLNEEEEALRYLNEVRISRFTFPIVRCCYYMNLAEYKYYHGKKEEARKIFDENIKKESNKNLLEIFLDYEDNPEQKVFELEKILPKQRNRLYKMQVENALAITYEEIGDFEKAMKFYKKVAEKESEIYFVKIAKEKVLELSSKGY; encoded by the coding sequence ATGAGAAAAGCGTTAGTGAAAACATATATATATGAATTAATTTTTTTGTGTATTTATTTAACAGTTATGAATAAACTTTTGGAAATTTTTGAAGAAAAATTTATTTTAGGAGTTTTCATAATTTTAATAATAAACATAGTGGTGTTTTTTTATTTGATAATTTATTTAATAATTTCTTTAAGATCCCAATATCATGTGTATAAATTGAATCTTTCAAAAAGTATTGTGATGGAGAAAAAACTATATAAGATGACAAAAATTAATATTAAGAAAGATATTCACAGAATTAATTTGTCAGCTTATTACAGGTTATTAAATGAAGAGGAAGAAGCATTGAGATATTTGAATGAAGTGAGAATAAGTAGGTTTACATTCCCAATAGTGAGATGTTGTTATTATATGAATTTAGCAGAATATAAATATTACCATGGGAAAAAAGAAGAAGCTAGAAAAATATTTGATGAGAATATTAAGAAGGAATCTAACAAAAACTTATTAGAAATTTTTTTAGATTATGAAGATAATCCTGAACAGAAGGTTTTTGAACTTGAAAAAATATTACCAAAACAGAGAAATAGGTTGTATAAAATGCAAGTGGAGAATGCTTTGGCAATAACATACGAAGAAATTGGAGATTTTGAAAAAGCAATGAAATTTTATAAGAAAGTGGCTGAAAAAGAGAGTGAAATTTATTTTGTTAAAATTGCTAAAGAAAAGGTTTTGGAATTATCTTCAAAAGGATATTAA
- the recA gene encoding recombinase RecA has protein sequence MARKKAEEKDDKGLSEREKMLNLALKQIEKDYGEGAIMKLGENQKMNIRAISTGSLNLDIALGIGGVPRGRIVEIYGAESSGKTTLALHIIAEAQKAGGTVAFIDAEHALDPVYAKALGVNIDELLISQPDTGEQALEISDMLVRSGAMDVIVVDSVAALVPKAEIEGEMGDQQMGLQARLMSKALRKLTGTIAKSDTVMIFINQIREKIGGFSFTPGPQTTTSGGRALKFFSTVRMEVKRVGSVKQGDDVIGNEVLVKVTKNKVAPPFKEARFNVMYGQGISRIGEVLDAAINLGIASKAGAWFSYGEERLGQGRVNVENMLKENKELYGRLEKDVLEAIRPKQEEVKQENPENDQAQNDGNGEIEGNEN, from the coding sequence ATGGCTAGAAAAAAGGCAGAAGAAAAAGATGACAAAGGATTAAGTGAAAGAGAAAAAATGCTTAATTTGGCACTAAAACAAATAGAGAAAGATTATGGTGAAGGTGCTATAATGAAGCTTGGTGAAAATCAGAAAATGAATATTAGAGCTATTTCTACGGGAAGTTTGAATTTGGATATAGCACTTGGGATTGGAGGAGTTCCGAGAGGGAGAATTGTTGAAATTTATGGAGCTGAGTCTTCGGGGAAAACAACTCTTGCACTCCATATTATTGCGGAAGCTCAAAAGGCTGGAGGAACTGTGGCATTTATTGATGCGGAACATGCTCTTGATCCAGTTTATGCAAAGGCTCTTGGAGTAAATATTGATGAACTTTTAATTTCACAGCCTGATACTGGGGAGCAGGCACTTGAGATTTCAGACATGCTTGTCAGAAGTGGTGCAATGGATGTAATTGTTGTGGATTCGGTTGCGGCACTTGTTCCAAAAGCTGAAATTGAAGGGGAAATGGGAGATCAGCAAATGGGACTTCAAGCAAGACTTATGTCAAAAGCACTTAGAAAATTGACAGGAACTATTGCAAAATCTGATACGGTTATGATTTTTATTAATCAAATAAGAGAAAAAATCGGAGGATTTTCATTTACTCCAGGTCCACAAACTACAACCTCAGGAGGACGTGCATTAAAGTTCTTTTCAACAGTTAGAATGGAAGTGAAGAGAGTAGGTTCTGTAAAGCAAGGAGACGACGTTATTGGAAATGAAGTTCTGGTAAAAGTTACAAAAAATAAAGTTGCTCCGCCATTTAAAGAAGCTAGATTTAATGTTATGTATGGACAGGGAATTTCTAGAATTGGAGAAGTGCTGGATGCAGCGATAAATTTAGGAATCGCTTCAAAGGCTGGAGCGTGGTTTAGCTATGGAGAAGAACGATTGGGACAAGGTCGTGTAAATGTGGAAAATATGCTAAAAGAAAATAAAGAACTATACGGAAGATTAGAAAAAGATGTGTTAGAAGCTATTCGTCCAAAACAGGAAGAAGTTAAACAGGAAAATCCAGAAAATGATCAAGCTCAAAATGATGGAAATGGCGAAATAGAAGGTAATGAAAATTAA
- a CDS encoding lysophospholipid acyltransferase family protein, translating to MRTVFYHLVLVGTFIYGSIFHIWYLIFNRGEKRYRYVCRVAKNWGKNLIWGSGSKVNVIYKNGSEEEVRKIRENNEAVILISNHQSNVDIPALLGYLPLNFSFIAKKEMKKWPAIGRWMRSFDCIFLDRKNARQGMKDMKDAISKIKKGHSYVIFPEGSRSKDGTIGEFKKGSFKLATDTNARILPITIVGTYEVQSRKSLKITPNKNIKIIVDRPVELKNMSREEKKDVHNVVNKIIKDNYKEGKNI from the coding sequence ATGAGAACTGTATTTTACCATCTTGTGCTTGTAGGTACTTTTATTTATGGAAGTATTTTTCATATCTGGTATCTAATATTTAATAGAGGTGAAAAAAGATACAGATATGTGTGTAGAGTAGCAAAAAATTGGGGAAAAAATTTAATATGGGGGTCTGGAAGTAAAGTAAATGTTATTTATAAAAATGGAAGTGAAGAGGAAGTAAGGAAAATACGAGAGAATAATGAAGCTGTCATATTAATTTCAAATCATCAGAGTAATGTTGATATTCCAGCATTACTTGGATATTTGCCACTTAATTTTTCATTTATTGCGAAGAAGGAAATGAAGAAATGGCCTGCTATTGGGCGATGGATGCGTTCGTTTGACTGTATTTTCTTGGATAGGAAAAATGCTAGGCAAGGGATGAAGGATATGAAGGATGCGATAAGTAAAATAAAAAAAGGGCATTCTTATGTGATTTTCCCTGAAGGAAGCAGAAGTAAGGATGGAACAATTGGAGAATTTAAAAAGGGAAGTTTTAAACTTGCGACTGATACAAATGCCAGAATATTACCGATTACGATAGTGGGAACTTATGAGGTGCAAAGCCGTAAAAGTTTGAAAATAACACCAAACAAAAATATAAAAATTATTGTGGATAGACCAGTTGAGTTGAAAAATATGTCGAGGGAAGAAAAAAAAGACGTACATAATGTTGTAAATAAAATTATAAAGGATAATTATAAAGAGGGAAAAAATATTTAA
- a CDS encoding type II toxin-antitoxin system HicA family toxin codes for MVPDHKQELGKGLEHRILKQAGLK; via the coding sequence ATTGTTCCTGATCATAAACAAGAACTTGGTAAAGGTTTGGAGCATAGAATTTTAAAACAAGCTGGACTTAAATAA
- a CDS encoding regulatory protein RecX — protein MDISLLIRQRYDLKENDNIERFYDEISYEASLEKGIFLISLKDRTKKELQLKLEEKYQNKAAVLRATEKLEELGYLNDLNYAMSYIESKTYGKNRVSYNLFQKGVRKDIVEKAYLALDEEKEENVEDVKLEKLIEKKGKKVNINNERDEKKIKEEQKLIQYLARQGFSLDKIFKKVKEYKENYK, from the coding sequence ATGGATATAAGTCTGCTTATCAGGCAAAGATACGATTTGAAGGAAAATGATAACATCGAGAGGTTTTATGACGAGATTTCTTATGAAGCCTCTCTTGAAAAAGGGATTTTTCTAATTTCATTAAAGGATAGGACAAAAAAGGAATTACAACTAAAATTAGAGGAAAAGTATCAAAATAAAGCAGCTGTTTTACGAGCAACAGAAAAACTGGAAGAGCTTGGATATTTAAATGATTTGAATTATGCAATGTCATATATTGAAAGTAAAACATATGGTAAAAATCGTGTTTCATATAATCTTTTTCAAAAGGGAGTCAGAAAAGATATAGTCGAAAAGGCATATTTGGCTCTAGATGAGGAAAAGGAAGAAAATGTTGAAGATGTAAAATTAGAAAAACTGATTGAAAAAAAAGGTAAAAAAGTCAATATAAATAACGAGCGGGACGAAAAAAAAATAAAAGAAGAGCAAAAACTTATACAGTATCTGGCAAGGCAAGGATTTTCTCTTGATAAAATTTTTAAAAAAGTGAAGGAATATAAGGAAAATTATAAATAA
- the pepT gene encoding peptidase T, giving the protein MYKILKDRFLRYVKFETRSDEKSETIPSTPTQIEFAKILVRELEEIGMENVYVNDACFVNATLPGNIDKDVPVIGFIAHMDTADFNAVNVNPQIVENYDGKDIVLNEAKDIVLSVEEFPNLKNYVGKTVITTDGTTLLGADDKSGIVEIVEAMKYLIEHPEIKHGIVKVAFGPDEEIGRGADNFNVEEFRADFAYTMDGGPVGELEYESFNAAGAVFKIRGKSVHPGTAKGKLINASLIAAEVVNSFPADEVPEKTEGYEGFYFLDKISANCEEAELSYILRDHDREKFEMKKKFAANVAKKINEKYGKELVSVEIKDQYYNMGEIIKDHMNVVEIAEKAMKNLGIKPIIQPIRGGTDGSKISFMGLPTPNIFAGGENFHGKYEFVALESMILATDVIVEIVRLNGEGK; this is encoded by the coding sequence ATGTATAAGATATTAAAAGATAGATTTTTAAGATATGTGAAATTTGAGACAAGATCGGATGAGAAAAGTGAGACTATTCCGTCGACACCGACGCAAATTGAGTTTGCGAAGATTCTCGTGAGGGAATTGGAAGAGATTGGGATGGAAAATGTGTATGTGAATGATGCTTGTTTTGTAAATGCGACATTACCTGGGAATATTGATAAAGATGTACCTGTGATTGGATTTATTGCACATATGGATACTGCGGATTTTAATGCAGTTAATGTTAATCCACAAATTGTGGAAAACTATGATGGAAAAGATATTGTACTGAATGAGGCGAAGGATATTGTGCTGTCGGTTGAGGAGTTTCCTAATTTGAAGAATTATGTTGGGAAAACAGTGATTACTACTGATGGAACTACACTTTTAGGAGCTGATGATAAGTCCGGAATTGTGGAAATTGTTGAAGCGATGAAATATTTGATTGAGCATCCTGAGATTAAGCATGGGATTGTGAAAGTAGCGTTTGGACCTGATGAGGAAATTGGGCGTGGGGCAGATAATTTTAATGTGGAAGAATTTAGGGCGGATTTTGCGTATACGATGGATGGAGGACCTGTTGGAGAGCTTGAATACGAAAGTTTTAATGCTGCTGGAGCTGTTTTCAAGATAAGAGGTAAGAGCGTACATCCTGGAACTGCAAAAGGAAAATTGATAAATGCAAGTTTGATTGCAGCAGAAGTTGTGAACAGTTTTCCAGCTGATGAAGTGCCTGAAAAGACAGAAGGTTATGAAGGGTTCTATTTCCTTGATAAAATCAGTGCAAATTGTGAAGAAGCTGAATTGTCGTATATTTTGAGAGATCATGACAGAGAAAAATTTGAGATGAAGAAAAAATTTGCGGCAAATGTTGCGAAAAAAATTAATGAAAAATATGGAAAAGAATTGGTGAGTGTCGAAATAAAAGATCAATATTACAACATGGGAGAGATAATTAAAGATCACATGAATGTTGTGGAAATTGCTGAAAAGGCGATGAAAAATTTAGGAATAAAGCCAATAATTCAGCCAATTCGTGGTGGAACTGACGGGTCAAAAATTTCATTTATGGGACTTCCTACACCAAATATTTTTGCAGGTGGAGAAAATTTTCATGGAAAATATGAGTTTGTTGCACTTGAAAGTATGATTTTAGCAACTGATGTAATTGTAGAAATTGTGAGGTTGAATGGAGAAGGGAAATAA
- a CDS encoding dTMP kinase — protein MGKLIIVEGTDGSGKQTQTELLCKKLKEIKGEGKVKKISFPNYESRASEPVKMYLAGEFGETAESVNAYAASVLYSVDRFASFKTEWEKFYENGGIVISDRYTISNMIHQVPKIYDKIEKEKYLDWLTDLEWVKIGIPKPDVVFFLDIPFEISQKLIKDRENKITGKKEKDIHEKDKNYLKNAYEVAKDLSVKYGWNVISCINENKLKEIEDINNEMLRIILKNI, from the coding sequence ATGGGAAAATTAATAATTGTAGAAGGAACGGATGGAAGCGGGAAGCAGACACAGACAGAATTGCTGTGTAAAAAATTGAAGGAAATAAAGGGAGAAGGAAAAGTAAAAAAAATATCTTTTCCAAATTATGAGAGTAGAGCTTCAGAACCTGTAAAAATGTATCTTGCAGGCGAATTTGGTGAAACTGCGGAAAGCGTTAATGCCTATGCGGCTTCGGTACTTTATTCAGTTGACAGGTTTGCTTCGTTTAAGACTGAATGGGAAAAGTTTTATGAAAATGGAGGGATTGTGATTAGTGATAGATATACAATTTCAAATATGATCCATCAAGTTCCAAAAATTTATGATAAGATTGAAAAGGAAAAATATTTAGATTGGCTTACAGATTTAGAGTGGGTAAAAATTGGGATACCAAAGCCAGATGTTGTGTTTTTTTTGGATATTCCTTTTGAAATCAGTCAGAAACTTATAAAGGATCGGGAAAATAAAATAACTGGGAAGAAAGAAAAGGATATTCATGAGAAGGATAAGAATTATTTGAAAAATGCTTATGAAGTGGCGAAAGATCTTTCGGTAAAATATGGATGGAATGTAATTTCTTGTATAAATGAGAATAAATTGAAGGAAATAGAAGATATAAATAATGAAATGCTGAGAATAATATTGAAAAATATTTAG